In Methanobacterium sp., a genomic segment contains:
- a CDS encoding SDR family oxidoreductase, producing the protein MKNKKVAVTGGLGFIGSHLVEELCQENEVVIVDNESTGNIKNIKHLELDNISLDLGDITEIDLEKSFEGCDYVFHHAAMASVPASVADPLNCNLVNVTGTLKVLIASRDNNVKKVVFASSAAVYGDNTDFPLSENTPLKSISPYALSKATGEMYCQLFADIYGLSTISLRYFNVFGPRQDPNSQYASVIPHFISSMLNNERPVIFGDGQQSRDFIYVKHIVDANLKACQTKEAGAFNIATGMSTTVNQLVDIINEVLGKDLDPIYDEPRPGDVKHSLAEVSKAKSFGFNPSTDFMGELGETVNWFVEN; encoded by the coding sequence ATGAAGAACAAAAAAGTTGCAGTAACTGGAGGGCTTGGTTTCATTGGATCACACCTGGTGGAGGAACTTTGCCAGGAAAATGAAGTAGTTATTGTGGACAATGAATCCACCGGCAACATTAAAAACATTAAACACCTGGAATTAGATAATATCAGCCTTGACCTGGGTGACATCACTGAGATTGATCTTGAAAAGAGTTTTGAAGGCTGTGACTATGTTTTTCACCATGCTGCCATGGCCAGTGTTCCGGCTAGTGTGGCTGATCCACTCAACTGTAATTTAGTTAATGTCACCGGAACTTTGAAGGTTCTCATAGCCTCCCGGGACAATAACGTGAAGAAAGTTGTCTTTGCTTCCTCTGCCGCAGTTTACGGAGATAACACTGACTTCCCACTTTCTGAGAATACTCCCTTAAAATCCATTTCACCTTATGCTTTGAGTAAAGCCACTGGTGAGATGTACTGTCAGCTTTTCGCTGACATTTACGGGTTATCAACTATTTCCCTCCGGTACTTCAATGTTTTTGGCCCCAGGCAGGACCCTAATTCTCAGTATGCTTCGGTAATTCCCCATTTCATCAGTTCCATGTTAAATAATGAAAGACCGGTTATATTTGGTGATGGCCAGCAGAGCAGGGATTTTATCTATGTTAAGCACATTGTGGATGCCAATTTGAAGGCCTGCCAGACCAAGGAGGCTGGTGCATTTAACATAGCAACCGGGATGAGCACCACTGTCAATCAGCTGGTGGATATAATCAACGAAGTTCTGGGGAAAGATTTGGATCCCATTTATGATGAACCAAGACCGGGTGATGTTAAACATTCACTGGCAGAGGTTTCCAAAGCCAAATCATTTGGTTTTAATCCCTCTACTGATTTTATGGGGGAACTGGGGGAAACAGTAAACTGGTTTGTTGAAAATTAA
- a CDS encoding glycosyltransferase family 39 protein produces the protein MDQDKKQGNVISRSLKQVCHNPLIVLILITLGIVSYFLSIQMRIGVPYWDVFNYLNNALYFAGMEGGSVAIFLPSLLPLLTSLLFRMGYVSINVIFIVSGFISIVGVTGFYLLLKQRFNPIQSFAGSIIFISLPVMLSWVVSGGIDIPGVVFSIWAIYFLIIGLKKDSRFLYFVLPLAVIAIMARYTSGLIILPILIYLLINLDELKTNENLKKIILGVLIEFGVLIVGSMYFFVKLGATASIFNLIFAVATATSTGAGDVAYNPNLLYYLQNLLNYISVGPIQGTYQQILNPSMGIPSILSYVIAIITIVGLSFYIYRGAKSRFGMVNPSPLNRSNLLKFTLTLVLVAGFVISFYFKSLIISEILLISVLYLLYLFLFNGASDDSKGKASLDFMFISWFGVFFIFHSILPFKVDRYFITMAPAFAYFIILGFSQFMELVDIKSRITKSSFRKCGVYLILALVLLSSATAIYVGHTPKKTFTIDIGNSSDWIKEYDPHYHDKNIRSDYPNAVSWYLKMDVLGAYPRLFNTTGEFADYLKNSNVDYYIDSTSQSHPDIEGYRIIKSWGVVVIYQKL, from the coding sequence TTGGATCAGGACAAAAAACAGGGTAATGTTATTTCCAGAAGCCTGAAACAGGTTTGCCATAATCCGCTCATTGTATTGATTCTCATCACCCTGGGAATTGTTTCTTATTTTTTGAGTATTCAGATGAGGATAGGTGTTCCTTACTGGGATGTTTTTAACTATCTTAACAATGCACTTTACTTTGCAGGCATGGAGGGTGGGAGTGTCGCTATCTTCTTACCTTCCCTGCTTCCCTTACTCACGTCCCTCCTTTTTAGAATGGGATATGTCTCAATTAATGTTATTTTCATTGTAAGTGGCTTCATATCTATAGTAGGAGTTACTGGATTTTACCTCCTCTTAAAACAACGTTTTAATCCTATTCAAAGTTTTGCAGGTAGTATAATTTTCATTTCATTGCCGGTGATGCTGTCATGGGTTGTCAGTGGTGGTATAGATATCCCAGGAGTTGTTTTTTCAATCTGGGCGATTTATTTCCTGATCATTGGCTTGAAAAAGGATTCACGATTTTTATACTTTGTTCTACCCCTCGCGGTTATTGCCATCATGGCCAGGTACACTTCTGGCCTGATAATTTTACCCATACTCATTTACCTTCTGATAAATCTAGATGAACTTAAAACTAATGAAAACTTGAAAAAAATCATTTTAGGAGTTTTAATAGAATTTGGAGTTCTAATAGTAGGGAGTATGTATTTTTTTGTGAAATTGGGTGCTACTGCTTCTATATTCAACCTGATTTTTGCAGTGGCAACCGCCACATCCACTGGAGCCGGTGATGTGGCCTACAACCCCAACCTTTTATACTATCTTCAGAATCTATTGAATTACATCTCAGTTGGTCCCATTCAGGGTACATATCAACAGATATTAAACCCATCCATGGGAATCCCATCAATATTATCATATGTAATTGCCATTATTACCATAGTTGGACTTTCATTTTACATTTACAGAGGCGCGAAATCAAGATTTGGCATGGTTAATCCATCACCCTTAAACCGGAGTAACCTGCTGAAATTCACACTGACCCTGGTTTTAGTTGCAGGATTTGTGATCAGTTTTTACTTTAAATCCCTGATTATCAGTGAAATCCTGTTAATCTCCGTACTATATCTCTTATATCTCTTCTTATTTAACGGAGCCAGTGACGATTCTAAAGGAAAAGCTAGCCTGGATTTCATGTTTATATCTTGGTTTGGTGTTTTTTTCATATTTCACAGTATTTTACCCTTTAAGGTTGACCGGTACTTCATTACAATGGCCCCGGCATTTGCATATTTCATAATTCTTGGTTTCAGCCAATTCATGGAGCTTGTGGATATAAAATCAAGGATTACAAAATCCAGTTTCCGAAAATGTGGAGTTTACTTGATCCTTGCACTGGTACTCTTATCATCAGCTACAGCAATTTATGTCGGCCATACACCTAAAAAAACTTTTACCATTGATATTGGTAATTCAAGCGACTGGATAAAAGAGTATGACCCCCATTACCATGATAAAAACATAAGGTCTGATTATCCAAATGCAGTTAGCTGGTATCTTAAAATGGATGTGCTGGGGGCATATCCCAGATTGTTCAATACCACAGGGGAATTTGCTGATTATCTTAAAAATAGTAATGTGGATTACTATATTGACTCTACCAGCCAGTCCCATCCAGACATTGAAGGTTATCGTATCATCAAGTCATGGGGAGTGGTGGTAATATACCAAAAATTATAG
- a CDS encoding GDP-mannose 4,6-dehydratase: MNWKNKNVLITGVGGFAGSYLAKELINQEANVYGLVRRRADGTLAKNIVDRGIAGALTLVEGDLTDLTSLTNAMEESEPDYIFHLAAQSFVERSFDNSQETQHINCIGTSNLLEAMRMEESDSKVVFAGSSEEYGLVLSSQEQYEKAKKDYGTIFPEPEEIPEVPIKETNPLRPMSPYAVSKVYGDYLMRNYYHSYGLDTVVSRAFNHEGAGRGIMFVTSVVTNQIMKLKSGESDRIVIGNLNALRDWSHVKDIVQGYLLLAEKGQSGEVYNQGSMRTNSVLSYILLGLEEAGWNVNKIETLKGDKQIQDPNEMDNSSIFGIKFPKTKIDQLILEEKLEYTLEDKGIRVNTEQGDVTIEFNPDRFRPAEVPILLADTKKIQAIGGKIDYTLNDILKDQLNYFLKKENRTS; encoded by the coding sequence ATGAATTGGAAAAACAAAAATGTGCTTATAACTGGTGTAGGCGGATTTGCCGGCTCTTACCTTGCTAAAGAGCTTATCAATCAAGAAGCTAATGTTTATGGATTGGTTAGAAGGAGAGCTGACGGTACATTAGCCAAAAATATTGTGGATCGAGGTATTGCTGGAGCATTAACCCTTGTTGAGGGAGATTTGACTGATTTAACCTCACTGACTAATGCTATGGAAGAATCTGAACCGGATTACATTTTCCACTTGGCTGCTCAGTCCTTTGTTGAACGATCATTTGACAACTCCCAGGAAACACAGCACATTAACTGTATTGGAACTTCCAACCTCCTGGAAGCCATGCGAATGGAAGAATCCGACTCCAAAGTAGTCTTCGCTGGATCCAGTGAAGAATATGGTCTGGTATTATCCTCCCAGGAACAGTATGAAAAAGCCAAAAAAGACTACGGAACTATTTTCCCTGAACCAGAAGAAATCCCTGAGGTACCTATAAAAGAAACCAACCCTTTAAGACCAATGTCACCCTACGCAGTGTCCAAGGTCTACGGTGATTATCTCATGAGGAACTATTATCACTCCTATGGGTTAGATACCGTGGTTTCCCGTGCTTTCAACCATGAGGGAGCTGGAAGAGGAATAATGTTCGTAACCTCCGTGGTTACTAACCAGATCATGAAACTGAAATCTGGTGAATCAGACCGTATTGTCATTGGAAACCTTAATGCCCTGCGGGACTGGTCCCATGTTAAAGACATAGTCCAGGGATACCTGTTACTTGCTGAAAAAGGACAATCAGGAGAAGTTTACAACCAGGGCTCCATGCGCACCAACTCCGTACTGAGCTACATATTACTGGGCTTAGAAGAAGCAGGATGGAATGTGAATAAGATTGAAACCCTCAAAGGCGATAAACAGATCCAGGACCCCAATGAAATGGATAACAGTTCTATCTTTGGAATTAAATTCCCAAAAACCAAGATTGACCAGTTAATTTTAGAGGAAAAACTGGAATACACCCTGGAAGATAAGGGAATACGAGTTAACACCGAACAAGGGGATGTTACAATAGAATTCAATCCGGACAGATTCCGGCCGGCTGAAGTCCCAATTCTACTGGCTGACACCAAGAAGATCCAGGCTATTGGTGGTAAAATCGATTACACCCTCAATGATATATTAAAGGATCAGCTGAATTATTTCCTGAAAAAAGAGAATAGAACTTCCTAA
- a CDS encoding GtrA family protein: MFMKARAKSLKNKLISEQTDKTHIQLFRYVFTGGAAFIVDFSLLLILTHFFGIYYLTSAAVAFVLGLIVNYVLSINWVFNRRTMDNRKLEFGVFTLIGLVGIVLNEVFIWFFTENLGINYLWLSKIMAAFIILFWNFFARKFALFR; this comes from the coding sequence ATGTTCATGAAAGCCCGTGCCAAAAGTTTGAAGAACAAATTAATATCAGAACAAACTGATAAAACTCATATACAACTCTTCAGATACGTTTTCACAGGCGGGGCTGCATTCATTGTTGATTTTTCATTGCTTTTGATCCTTACTCATTTTTTTGGAATTTATTATCTGACTTCAGCAGCGGTAGCATTTGTTTTAGGTTTAATAGTTAATTATGTCCTCAGTATAAACTGGGTTTTCAACAGAAGGACTATGGATAATAGGAAGCTCGAGTTTGGGGTTTTTACATTAATAGGATTAGTGGGTATTGTTTTAAATGAAGTGTTTATATGGTTTTTTACTGAAAATTTAGGAATTAATTACCTATGGTTATCCAAGATCATGGCTGCATTTATTATTCTATTCTGGAATTTCTTTGCCAGGAAATTTGCTTTGTTCAGATAA
- a CDS encoding NAD(P)/FAD-dependent oxidoreductase, translating into MTKTPKKAIIIGAGPAGLTAAYELLDKTDIKPIIYESSDSIGGISKTINYKGNRIDIGGHRFFSKSPQIMEWWTNILPIQGAPARDDKLMEREIPINQEYVKRDISYGKTVTLPSPDPEKTDKVMLKRSRLSRIFFLRKFFDYPVSLNYNTFSNLGVTRTTKIGLSYIKTSVHKIKPEKSLQDFFINRFGMELYLIFFKDYTEKVWGVSCSKITAEWGSQRIKGLSVYKTIVHALKKNLSGDSSIYQKNVETSLIKEFMYPKYGPGQLWEEVASIIMENGGEIHTSNRVTSITASEDLVSQITTVDKSTGTSHEISADYFISTMPVQDLINSLQCDVPEDVLDVSNGLMYRDFITVGLLLDKLKIKNETKTPTVNNLVPDNWIYIQERDVKIGRLQIFNNWSPYMVNDADDVWIGLEYFCNEGDDLWSMTKKDFQRFAIDELEKIGIIDPEDVKDGVVIKVKKTYPAYFGTYPQFNLIREYTDQFKNLFLIGRNGMHRYNNMDHSMLTAMAAVDNIIKGETSKDNLWEINTEEDYHESD; encoded by the coding sequence ATGACTAAAACTCCAAAAAAAGCCATTATAATTGGTGCGGGTCCTGCAGGGTTGACAGCCGCCTATGAGTTACTTGATAAAACAGATATAAAACCGATTATATATGAATCAAGTGATTCTATTGGAGGAATTTCAAAAACCATTAATTACAAAGGTAACAGGATCGATATTGGTGGACATCGTTTCTTTTCAAAATCACCACAAATTATGGAATGGTGGACCAATATTTTACCCATTCAGGGCGCACCAGCACGTGATGATAAATTAATGGAACGTGAAATACCCATTAATCAGGAATATGTAAAAAGGGATATAAGCTATGGAAAAACTGTAACCCTCCCTTCACCCGACCCTGAAAAGACAGATAAAGTAATGCTCAAACGCAGCAGATTATCACGGATTTTTTTCCTTAGAAAATTCTTCGATTATCCTGTGTCATTAAATTACAATACATTCTCCAATTTAGGGGTCACAAGAACTACTAAAATTGGCCTAAGTTACATTAAAACATCCGTTCACAAAATAAAACCTGAAAAATCCCTACAAGACTTTTTCATCAACAGATTTGGCATGGAACTGTACCTCATCTTTTTTAAGGATTACACTGAAAAGGTGTGGGGTGTTTCCTGCAGCAAAATCACCGCCGAATGGGGTTCCCAGCGAATAAAAGGACTTTCTGTTTATAAAACTATTGTTCATGCATTGAAAAAGAATTTATCCGGTGATTCTTCCATATATCAGAAGAACGTGGAAACAAGTTTAATAAAAGAGTTCATGTATCCCAAATACGGGCCGGGCCAGTTATGGGAGGAAGTTGCAAGCATTATAATGGAAAATGGCGGAGAGATCCATACCAGTAATAGAGTGACCAGTATAACTGCCAGCGAAGATCTTGTATCTCAAATTACTACCGTTGATAAATCCACCGGGACTTCACATGAGATATCAGCAGACTATTTCATTTCAACAATGCCAGTACAGGATTTGATTAATTCATTACAGTGTGATGTGCCGGAAGATGTTTTAGATGTGTCTAACGGCCTCATGTACCGTGATTTTATAACCGTGGGCTTGCTACTGGATAAATTAAAGATTAAAAATGAAACCAAAACACCCACTGTTAACAATTTGGTGCCGGATAACTGGATCTATATCCAGGAAAGAGACGTGAAAATAGGCAGGCTTCAAATATTCAATAACTGGAGTCCGTATATGGTTAATGATGCTGATGATGTATGGATTGGTCTTGAATATTTCTGTAATGAGGGTGATGACTTGTGGAGCATGACCAAAAAAGATTTCCAACGATTTGCCATTGATGAGCTTGAAAAAATAGGTATCATTGATCCAGAGGATGTGAAGGATGGCGTGGTTATTAAAGTTAAAAAAACGTACCCTGCTTACTTTGGAACCTATCCTCAGTTTAATCTAATCAGAGAATATACTGATCAGTTCAAAAACCTGTTCTTAATTGGAAGGAACGGTATGCACCGTTACAACAACATGGATCATTCCATGTTAACTGCCATGGCTGCTGTTGATAATATTATCAAGGGTGAAACTTCCAAGGATAACCTTTGGGAGATCAACACTGAAGAAGACTACCATGAATCAGACTAG